Proteins co-encoded in one Pyramidobacter piscolens W5455 genomic window:
- the hrcA gene encoding heat-inducible transcriptional repressor HrcA: MLTERQLEIIFAVVYEYIKTGEPVGSRTISRKFLKSHSAATIRNEMSDLEEMGYFSQPHSSAGRLPTSMAYRVYVNSILHRPSSPPPEISRWVHRVADQLQSLDERLAEAARFLARFTRCFSVAAVSALEGLKLRKADFIRLAPEILLILLVVENGAVHHSRVRVSPDVTQEQLERLASVIDHIAGGVPWNGARGELLEYLSRAMAERWRDIEDIFIAIDEMMSDDGLTLSTGGMREVFIADGGEASDERRGRIQAISSLMDTREDLEDFISDYAASEGLKVTIGDENERPAMQNCSVMMSTATGGGRKAVVGLVGPLRMNYENSIAVLEAVLNGLNRPVTEKEEP; encoded by the coding sequence GTGTTGACCGAACGACAGCTTGAAATCATTTTCGCCGTGGTGTACGAGTACATCAAGACCGGCGAACCGGTGGGATCGCGCACGATTTCGCGCAAATTCCTCAAGAGCCACAGCGCGGCGACGATCCGCAACGAAATGTCCGATCTCGAGGAGATGGGCTATTTTTCCCAGCCGCACTCGTCGGCGGGGCGTCTGCCCACTTCCATGGCCTACCGGGTCTACGTCAATTCGATTTTGCACCGGCCCTCGTCGCCTCCGCCGGAGATCAGCCGCTGGGTGCACCGGGTCGCGGATCAGCTGCAAAGTCTGGACGAGCGTCTGGCCGAAGCGGCCCGTTTTTTGGCGCGCTTCACGCGCTGTTTCAGCGTCGCCGCGGTTTCCGCGCTCGAAGGGCTGAAGCTGCGCAAAGCCGATTTCATCCGGCTGGCGCCGGAGATCCTGCTGATCCTGCTGGTGGTGGAAAACGGCGCGGTGCATCACAGCCGCGTGCGCGTTTCGCCCGACGTGACGCAGGAGCAGCTGGAACGGCTGGCCTCGGTGATCGATCACATCGCGGGAGGGGTGCCGTGGAACGGCGCGCGCGGCGAACTGCTCGAGTATCTTTCGAGGGCGATGGCCGAACGCTGGCGGGATATCGAGGATATCTTTATCGCCATCGACGAGATGATGAGCGACGACGGTCTGACCCTTTCCACCGGCGGCATGCGCGAGGTCTTCATCGCCGACGGCGGCGAGGCGTCCGACGAGCGGCGCGGCCGCATCCAGGCCATCTCTTCGCTGATGGATACGCGCGAGGACCTGGAAGACTTCATTTCCGATTACGCCGCTTCCGAAGGGCTGAAAGTGACCATCGGCGACGAAAACGAACGTCCCGCCATGCAGAACTGTTCGGTGATGATGTCTACCGCCACCGGCGGCGGGCGCAAGGCCGTGGTCGGCTTGGTGGGGCCGCTGCGCATGAATTACGAGAACTCGATCGCGGTGCTGGAAGCCGTTTTGAACGGCCTGAACCGTCCCGTGACCGAGAAGGAGGAACCATGA
- a CDS encoding nucleotide exchange factor GrpE encodes MEDDLKKTTAENPAAEEQAEKQSAPEAETSADAEQRKIDELTAQYQQMRELAARAQADGINYRNWAEREMKRLKAYGSERAILAMLPVFDNLERALDSAEADPASIKEGVRMVRQQFADALKDLGVTELDPAGKPFSPAEHDAMGMVPVSDKSQDGLVHTVVRKGFQMAEKVIRPALVMVARYAENKPEGNGEQQ; translated from the coding sequence ATGGAAGACGATTTGAAGAAAACGACGGCGGAGAACCCCGCAGCGGAAGAGCAGGCCGAGAAGCAAAGCGCGCCCGAAGCGGAAACGTCCGCGGACGCGGAGCAGCGGAAAATCGACGAGCTGACGGCGCAGTATCAGCAGATGCGCGAGCTCGCCGCCCGCGCGCAGGCCGACGGCATCAACTACCGCAACTGGGCCGAACGCGAGATGAAGCGGCTCAAGGCTTACGGCAGCGAACGCGCGATTCTCGCCATGCTGCCCGTTTTCGACAACCTCGAACGCGCTCTCGATTCGGCCGAGGCCGATCCGGCTTCGATCAAGGAAGGCGTGCGCATGGTCCGGCAGCAGTTCGCCGACGCGCTCAAGGATCTTGGCGTGACGGAGCTGGATCCCGCGGGCAAACCGTTTTCGCCCGCGGAGCACGACGCCATGGGCATGGTGCCGGTGAGCGACAAATCTCAGGACGGGCTCGTCCACACGGTCGTGCGCAAGGGGTTTCAGATGGCCGAAAAAGTCATCCGTCCGGCTCTGGTCATGGTGGCCCGTTACGCCGAAAACAAGCCGGAAGGGAACGGGGAACAACAGTAA
- the dnaK gene encoding molecular chaperone DnaK produces MSKVVGIDLGTTNSCIAVMEGENVTIIPNSEGARTTPSVVAFTKDGERLVGQLAKRQAIVNADNTIMSIKRHMGSDYTVTIEGKKYTPQEISAMILQKMKHDAEDYLGTEVKKAVITVPAYFTDAQRQATKDAGAIAGLDVLRIINEPTAAALAYGENKSGDHKILVFDLGGGTFDVSLLDVGDGVFEVLATRGDNHLGGDDWDMKIVQWMVAEFKKEQGIDLSADKMAMQRLREAAEKAKIELSSMMETTISLPFITADATGPKHLEMKLSRAKFEDLTADLLERVVAPVKNALSDSGLNASQIDKILLVGGSSRMPAVQAKVKELLGKEPTKGINPDECVASGAAIQGAIMSGDTDKNIVLVDVAPLSLGIETLGGVCTRIIERNTAIPVSKSQIFSTAADNQPSVEIKVLQGERSMAADNVLLGTFSLDGIAPAPRGIPQIEVTFNIDVNGILNVSAKDKGTGKEQKITIQSSSLTKDQIEKMKAEAEAHEAEDTKKKELIEAKNMADSIIYQSEKTLKDLGDKVTPEEKGAVNAKIDELKKAKDGADPEAIKKAVEALNTAMHPIGVRLYQQNSQQNPGGGAGNTNASGGTNDTKKDGDTVDAEFSE; encoded by the coding sequence ATGAGTAAAGTCGTAGGTATCGATCTTGGCACCACCAACAGCTGTATCGCCGTGATGGAGGGCGAAAACGTCACGATTATCCCCAACAGCGAAGGCGCGCGCACCACGCCCTCCGTCGTCGCCTTCACCAAGGACGGCGAGCGTCTCGTCGGGCAGCTCGCCAAACGTCAGGCAATCGTCAACGCCGACAACACCATCATGTCCATCAAGCGTCACATGGGCAGTGATTACACCGTGACCATCGAGGGCAAGAAGTACACGCCCCAGGAGATCAGCGCCATGATCCTGCAGAAGATGAAGCACGACGCCGAGGATTATCTCGGCACCGAAGTGAAGAAGGCCGTCATCACCGTGCCCGCCTACTTCACCGACGCCCAGCGCCAGGCCACCAAGGACGCCGGCGCCATCGCCGGTCTGGACGTGCTGCGCATCATCAACGAACCCACCGCCGCGGCGCTGGCTTACGGCGAGAACAAGAGCGGCGACCACAAGATCCTCGTCTTCGACCTCGGCGGCGGCACGTTCGACGTCTCGCTGCTCGACGTCGGCGACGGCGTCTTCGAAGTGCTCGCCACGCGCGGCGACAACCATCTGGGCGGCGACGACTGGGACATGAAGATCGTCCAGTGGATGGTCGCCGAGTTCAAGAAAGAACAGGGCATCGACCTGTCCGCCGACAAGATGGCCATGCAGCGCCTGCGCGAGGCCGCCGAGAAGGCCAAGATCGAGCTGTCGTCGATGATGGAGACCACGATCTCGCTGCCTTTCATCACCGCCGACGCCACCGGTCCCAAGCACCTGGAGATGAAACTCAGCCGCGCCAAGTTCGAGGACCTCACCGCCGACCTGCTTGAGCGCGTCGTAGCCCCCGTCAAGAACGCCCTTTCCGACTCCGGCCTGAACGCCTCGCAGATCGACAAGATCCTGCTCGTCGGCGGTTCGTCGCGTATGCCCGCCGTGCAGGCCAAGGTCAAGGAACTGCTCGGCAAGGAACCCACCAAGGGCATCAACCCCGACGAGTGCGTCGCTTCCGGCGCGGCCATTCAGGGCGCGATCATGAGCGGCGACACCGACAAGAACATCGTCCTCGTCGACGTCGCGCCCCTGTCGCTGGGCATCGAGACCCTCGGCGGCGTGTGCACCCGCATCATCGAGCGCAACACGGCCATCCCCGTGTCCAAGAGCCAGATCTTCTCGACCGCGGCCGACAATCAGCCCTCCGTCGAGATCAAAGTCCTCCAGGGCGAGCGCTCCATGGCCGCCGACAACGTGCTGCTGGGTACCTTCTCGCTCGACGGCATCGCCCCCGCGCCCCGCGGCATCCCGCAGATCGAAGTGACCTTCAACATCGACGTCAACGGCATCCTCAACGTCTCCGCCAAGGACAAGGGCACCGGCAAGGAGCAGAAAATCACCATCCAGTCTTCCAGCCTCACCAAGGACCAGATCGAGAAGATGAAAGCCGAAGCCGAGGCGCACGAAGCCGAAGACACCAAGAAGAAAGAATTGATCGAAGCCAAGAACATGGCCGATTCGATCATCTACCAGTCCGAAAAGACCCTCAAGGACCTCGGCGACAAAGTCACGCCCGAGGAGAAGGGGGCCGTCAACGCCAAGATCGACGAGCTGAAAAAAGCCAAGGACGGCGCCGATCCCGAGGCCATCAAGAAAGCCGTCGAGGCGCTGAACACCGCCATGCATCCTATCGGCGTGCGTCTGTATCAGCAGAACTCCCAGCAGAATCCCGGCGGCGGCGCGGGCAATACCAACGCCAGCGGCGGCACCAACGACACCAAGAAAGACGGCGACACGGTCGACGCAGAATTCAGCGAATAA
- the dnaJ gene encoding molecular chaperone DnaJ, translated as MAGTHRDYYEVLGVARDATTVEIKRAFRLKVRDCHPDTHPDDPEAEQKYKEINEAFSVLGNQEKRQRYDRFGTADDTGNPFAGAGPEDIFGDLFGSMFGGFGGPRSRPNAPARGSDLQMVLSITLEEAATGVAKRVAIPRWEPCDHCHGSGSEPGHEPRECPTCHGAGEVRTRVRTLFGDTLSVSTCPTCGGRGTVVEKACTECGGEGRIHRRREQEIKIQPGVDTGTRLRVPGAGELGANGGPPGDLYIVMQVRDHPLFQRDGNDLHRTVSIPFPLAVMGGPSTVGTLIDGDVSFDIPEGTAPGQTIRVKGKGMPRLRGSSRGDLFLHVTVDVPKGSVLSERAAELVKQLAEEMDVATGEKEGLFDKLFGNKKTAAKKKSAKKK; from the coding sequence ATGGCTGGAACGCATCGGGACTACTACGAAGTTCTTGGCGTCGCCCGCGACGCGACGACCGTCGAGATCAAGCGGGCCTTTCGCCTGAAAGTCCGCGACTGCCACCCCGACACTCATCCTGACGATCCCGAAGCGGAACAGAAATACAAGGAGATCAACGAGGCTTTTTCCGTCCTCGGCAATCAGGAAAAACGACAGCGTTACGACCGCTTCGGCACCGCCGACGACACCGGCAATCCCTTTGCCGGCGCCGGGCCCGAGGACATCTTCGGCGACCTTTTCGGCAGCATGTTCGGCGGCTTCGGCGGTCCCCGTTCGCGCCCCAACGCCCCTGCCCGCGGCAGCGACCTGCAGATGGTCCTTTCCATCACCCTCGAAGAGGCGGCGACCGGCGTGGCGAAGAGAGTCGCCATTCCCCGCTGGGAACCTTGCGACCATTGTCACGGCAGCGGCTCCGAGCCGGGGCACGAACCGCGGGAATGCCCCACCTGCCACGGCGCCGGCGAGGTCCGGACCCGCGTGCGCACCCTCTTCGGCGACACGCTCAGCGTCAGCACCTGCCCCACCTGCGGCGGCCGCGGCACCGTGGTGGAAAAAGCCTGCACCGAGTGCGGCGGCGAAGGCCGCATCCACCGCCGCCGCGAGCAGGAGATCAAGATCCAGCCCGGCGTCGACACCGGCACGCGCCTGCGCGTTCCCGGCGCCGGCGAACTGGGAGCCAACGGCGGCCCCCCCGGCGACCTGTACATCGTCATGCAGGTCAGGGATCATCCGCTGTTCCAGCGCGACGGCAACGACCTGCACCGCACCGTCTCCATCCCCTTCCCGCTCGCCGTCATGGGCGGCCCGTCGACCGTCGGTACCCTGATCGACGGTGACGTTTCCTTCGACATCCCCGAGGGAACCGCCCCCGGCCAGACCATCCGCGTCAAAGGCAAGGGCATGCCCCGTCTGCGCGGATCCAGCCGCGGCGATTTGTTTCTGCACGTCACCGTCGACGTCCCCAAAGGCAGCGTTCTGTCCGAGCGCGCCGCCGAGCTGGTGAAACAGCTCGCCGAGGAAATGGACGTCGCTACCGGCGAAAAGGAAGGCTTGTTCGACAAACTCTTCGGCAACAAGAAAACCGCCGCCAAAAAGAAAAGCGCGAAAAAGAAATAA
- a CDS encoding 50S ribosomal protein L11 methyltransferase: protein MANNDNFWWYITLRGPAGLEDVLSSAAESTGCIGSTVTNEGDAVDLQVYYRANQDLGEWLKMLQPYLEPWNEIEIKDMGRVENRAWNTEWMDAFPPLNVGEKLVVMAPWHAGKEDPGRLPIFIYPGSAFGTGYHQSTQAVLELMERWLKPGDVVADIGCGTAILSIAALKMGAERAYARDLDPSVVREAVRNTLELNGIAGEKLDIAVGDLLKGFEHKVDLLLANILYESNVALLPDVAGALNPGGRAIFSGLVVEEGEKFKAKLEENGLRLVDEVRLDDWCGLAVAKI, encoded by the coding sequence ATGGCGAACAACGACAACTTCTGGTGGTACATCACGCTGCGCGGGCCGGCGGGGCTGGAGGACGTGCTCAGCTCGGCGGCGGAGAGCACGGGCTGCATCGGCTCGACGGTGACGAACGAGGGCGACGCCGTCGATCTGCAGGTTTATTACCGCGCCAATCAGGATCTGGGCGAGTGGCTGAAGATGCTGCAGCCGTATCTTGAGCCGTGGAACGAGATCGAGATCAAGGACATGGGGCGGGTGGAGAACCGCGCCTGGAACACGGAGTGGATGGACGCCTTCCCGCCGCTGAACGTGGGGGAGAAGCTGGTCGTCATGGCGCCGTGGCACGCCGGCAAGGAAGATCCCGGCCGTCTGCCCATCTTCATCTATCCCGGTTCGGCGTTCGGCACGGGCTACCATCAGAGCACGCAGGCGGTGCTCGAACTGATGGAGCGCTGGCTGAAGCCGGGCGACGTGGTGGCCGACATCGGCTGCGGCACGGCGATCCTTTCCATCGCGGCGCTGAAGATGGGGGCGGAGCGCGCCTACGCCCGCGATCTCGATCCGTCCGTCGTGCGCGAGGCGGTGCGCAACACGCTTGAGCTGAACGGCATCGCCGGGGAGAAACTCGACATCGCCGTCGGCGATCTGCTCAAAGGCTTTGAACATAAAGTCGATCTGCTGCTGGCCAACATCCTTTACGAGTCGAACGTGGCCCTGCTGCCCGACGTGGCGGGCGCGCTCAACCCCGGCGGGCGGGCGATCTTTTCGGGGTTGGTCGTCGAAGAGGGCGAAAAGTTCAAAGCCAAACTCGAAGAGAACGGCTTGCGTCTCGTCGACGAGGTGCGGCTGGACGACTGGTGCGGGCTTGCCGTCGCCAAAATCTGA
- a CDS encoding MiaB/RimO family radical SAM methylthiotransferase, with the protein MPSPKSEPLRGRRVAIQALGCRTNLAEAEALASAFQRRGALIVDEPPYDAAVIVTCSVTAVADRKSRQLINRCRRAGENVCVAVCGCWAQGVGEKKAAAMGVDLLIGNRFKGELPDRVARWLEDRARSFEAVRGDMGRRWDSLELDRSPYFGRAFVKVQDGCDHRCTYCIVPVLRGPSVSRPVADILAEARRCAAAGQFELILTGVHLGLFGRDSGESFAALVRALDSVEGIQRLRFGSLEPFSIGDDLLEALAQSPRFCRHLHLPVQSGDDEILRRMGRGHTAADYLKLVERLRAALGSDLHISTDVMCAFPGESETAFENTLALLKAARVGRVHGFHYSPRPGTPAAAMSGQIPTEIALARAERLKKAGRECLAAEARRWIGREVEVLFEGAHRGRAQGYTRGYFEFRPERESIYDELRKMTVVSSKNGVLWGR; encoded by the coding sequence TTGCCGTCGCCAAAATCTGAGCCGCTGCGGGGGCGCCGCGTTGCCATACAGGCGCTGGGCTGCCGCACGAACCTTGCCGAGGCGGAAGCGCTGGCTTCGGCCTTTCAGCGCCGCGGCGCGCTGATCGTGGACGAGCCGCCCTACGACGCGGCCGTGATCGTGACCTGTTCGGTGACGGCCGTGGCCGACCGCAAGAGCCGCCAGCTGATCAACCGCTGCCGCCGCGCGGGCGAAAACGTCTGCGTCGCCGTGTGCGGCTGCTGGGCGCAGGGCGTCGGCGAGAAAAAAGCCGCGGCGATGGGCGTCGATCTGCTGATCGGCAACCGTTTCAAAGGCGAGCTGCCCGACCGCGTCGCTCGGTGGCTGGAAGATCGCGCCCGCTCCTTTGAAGCCGTGCGGGGCGACATGGGGCGGCGCTGGGACTCTTTGGAGCTGGATCGTTCTCCCTATTTCGGCCGTGCGTTCGTGAAAGTGCAGGACGGCTGCGACCATCGCTGCACCTACTGCATCGTCCCCGTTCTGCGCGGCCCGTCGGTCAGTCGGCCCGTTGCCGACATTCTTGCCGAGGCGCGCCGCTGCGCGGCGGCCGGCCAGTTCGAACTGATCCTGACGGGCGTGCATCTGGGGCTTTTCGGCCGCGACAGCGGCGAATCCTTTGCGGCCCTGGTCCGCGCGCTGGACAGCGTCGAAGGGATTCAGCGCCTGCGGTTCGGTTCTCTGGAACCGTTTTCCATCGGCGACGACCTGCTCGAAGCGCTGGCGCAGTCGCCGCGGTTCTGCCGTCACCTTCATCTGCCCGTGCAGTCCGGCGACGACGAAATCCTGCGCCGCATGGGGCGCGGGCACACGGCTGCGGATTATCTGAAGCTCGTCGAACGTCTTCGCGCGGCGCTGGGAAGCGACCTGCACATCTCCACCGACGTGATGTGCGCGTTCCCCGGCGAGAGCGAGACGGCCTTCGAGAACACGCTGGCGCTGCTGAAAGCCGCGCGCGTCGGCCGCGTGCACGGCTTCCATTATTCGCCGCGCCCCGGCACGCCGGCGGCGGCCATGTCCGGGCAGATCCCGACGGAGATCGCGCTCGCCCGCGCCGAACGCCTGAAAAAAGCCGGGCGGGAATGTTTGGCCGCCGAGGCGCGGCGCTGGATCGGCCGCGAAGTGGAAGTGCTTTTCGAAGGGGCGCACCGCGGGCGGGCGCAGGGATATACGCGCGGCTATTTCGAATTCCGTCCCGAGAGGGAAAGTATTTATGACGAACTGCGAAAAATGACGGTAGTATCGAGCAAAAACGGGGTTCTTTGGGGCCGTTAG
- a CDS encoding histidine triad nucleotide-binding protein has translation MESCPFCAIVQKRLSAEIVYEDENALAFRDIRPQAPVHVLIVPKEHVDSVDEVQDPALWGRLMPAVKATAAKLGVSGGYRLVVNCGESAGQTVPHLHIHLLAGRGLQWPPG, from the coding sequence ATGGAATCCTGTCCGTTTTGCGCAATCGTGCAGAAGCGGCTTTCCGCGGAGATCGTGTACGAGGATGAGAATGCCTTGGCTTTTCGCGACATCAGGCCGCAGGCGCCCGTTCACGTGCTGATCGTGCCGAAGGAGCATGTCGATTCTGTCGACGAGGTACAGGATCCCGCCCTCTGGGGCCGGCTGATGCCGGCCGTCAAGGCGACGGCGGCGAAGCTCGGCGTGTCCGGCGGATACCGGCTCGTCGTCAACTGCGGCGAATCTGCTGGTCAGACAGTCCCCCACCTTCATATCCATTTACTAGCGGGGCGAGGGCTCCAATGGCCCCCGGGTTAA
- the rpsU gene encoding 30S ribosomal protein S21, translated as MTTVVRKDNESIEDVLRRFKRDVSKAGVLREARKKEHYEKPSEARKRKRQELSRRKVRG; from the coding sequence TTGACGACAGTCGTTAGAAAAGACAACGAATCGATCGAAGACGTCCTTCGTCGTTTTAAGAGAGACGTCTCCAAAGCGGGAGTCCTTCGCGAGGCCCGTAAGAAAGAACACTACGAGAAACCCAGCGAGGCGAGAAAGCGCAAGCGCCAGGAACTCTCTCGCAGAAAAGTCAGGGGATAA
- a CDS encoding GatB/YqeY domain-containing protein produces the protein MSALADRVSADLKAAMKEHRELELSVFRMLKAELQKFQADKGVSYELSDDDVISLVGRLVKQRREAAEQYKAAGADDRAESELAEIEVLDAYLPAQLSAEEVEALVREAAVEVGAATPKDMGRVMKAVMPKLKGQADGTLVKDVVMRVLQG, from the coding sequence GTGAGCGCGTTAGCCGATCGGGTCTCCGCCGATCTGAAAGCGGCCATGAAAGAGCATCGGGAGCTCGAGCTTTCCGTGTTCCGCATGCTCAAGGCCGAACTTCAGAAATTTCAGGCTGACAAGGGCGTCAGCTACGAACTGAGCGACGACGACGTGATTTCCCTCGTCGGCCGCCTGGTGAAGCAGCGCCGGGAAGCGGCGGAGCAGTACAAGGCGGCGGGCGCGGACGACCGCGCCGAGAGCGAGCTCGCCGAGATCGAAGTCCTTGACGCCTACCTTCCTGCCCAGCTCAGCGCCGAGGAAGTGGAGGCGCTCGTCCGCGAAGCGGCCGTCGAAGTCGGCGCCGCCACGCCCAAGGACATGGGCAGAGTGATGAAGGCTGTCATGCCGAAGTTGAAAGGCCAAGCTGACGGCACGCTTGTCAAGGACGTGGTGATGCGCGTCCTGCAAGGTTGA
- the nrdR gene encoding transcriptional regulator NrdR, which produces MRCPQCGSMETRVMETRTAEEGRTIRRRRECTACGFRFTTYERVEERKVLWISKKDGRREAFDRSKLVRGISRACERLPISLDTIEDMAARIETRLRESGDEVSSMAIGELVMKELAEINKVAYVRFASVYREFTDLSSFQREIAKLVSRAGQPETAGEEKEEKKNSPKK; this is translated from the coding sequence ATGAGATGCCCTCAGTGTGGTTCCATGGAGACCCGCGTGATGGAAACGCGCACCGCCGAAGAGGGGCGCACGATCCGCCGCCGCCGCGAGTGCACGGCCTGCGGGTTCCGCTTCACGACCTACGAACGCGTGGAAGAGCGAAAAGTGCTGTGGATCTCCAAGAAAGACGGCCGCCGCGAGGCCTTCGACCGCAGCAAGCTGGTCCGCGGCATCAGCCGCGCCTGCGAGCGCCTTCCCATTTCCCTCGACACCATCGAGGACATGGCCGCCCGCATCGAAACGCGCCTGCGCGAAAGCGGCGACGAAGTTTCCAGCATGGCGATCGGCGAACTGGTCATGAAAGAGCTGGCCGAGATCAACAAAGTGGCTTACGTGCGCTTCGCTTCGGTATACCGCGAATTCACCGACCTCTCCAGCTTTCAACGGGAAATCGCCAAGCTGGTCTCCCGCGCCGGGCAGCCGGAAACAGCCGGCGAAGAGAAAGAGGAGAAGAAAAACTCCCCGAAGAAGTGA
- the pgsA gene encoding CDP-diacylglycerol--glycerol-3-phosphate 3-phosphatidyltransferase: protein MRSLNVPNLLSLSRIFLAPFVMVLLLYTRIGRGIPFLSAYGLDLTYSDLLAGLVFIIAALTDTVDGYIARKKGLITNLGKFIDPLSDKVLVMAALIALLELHRLSGWMVMIIVARDFMVSGLRMVAAAEGQVIAASRLGKLKTVSQIVAIVMMIFRIPYAIYVMYFSIVLTVWSGVVYVANGWELITDAD from the coding sequence ATGCGTTCTCTGAACGTTCCCAACCTCTTGAGCCTGTCGCGCATCTTTTTGGCTCCGTTCGTGATGGTTCTGCTGCTGTACACGCGCATCGGCCGGGGCATTCCTTTTCTCAGCGCTTACGGCCTTGACCTGACCTACAGCGACCTGCTGGCCGGTCTGGTCTTTATTATTGCGGCGCTGACCGATACGGTCGATGGTTACATCGCGCGCAAGAAAGGGCTGATCACCAATCTCGGCAAATTCATCGACCCGCTCAGCGACAAGGTGTTGGTCATGGCTGCCCTGATCGCGCTGCTGGAGCTGCACCGCCTCAGCGGCTGGATGGTGATGATCATCGTCGCCCGTGATTTCATGGTCAGCGGCCTGCGCATGGTGGCCGCGGCCGAAGGGCAGGTTATCGCCGCGTCGCGGCTCGGCAAGCTGAAAACTGTTTCTCAGATCGTCGCCATCGTGATGATGATCTTCAGGATCCCCTATGCGATCTACGTGATGTATTTCAGCATCGTGCTCACCGTCTGGTCGGGCGTCGTCTACGTGGCCAACGGCTGGGAACTGATCACCGACGCTGACTGA